GGTTATGGGCCCAGATATGGCTATAACACCAAACTGAATTCTAGTGGTTGTCTTAACACGTGTTCACGTAGTCTACCTATTGAGTTTTTCCATTAAGACGGATAACGATGTCTTCAATGGTGAGTGGCGTTCGTATGAAACTGCTGACGAAGGAGAATTACGACTTCTGGAGGATTCACGCAGAAGCCGTATTAATTAAAGGTAAACTATGGGAATATGTTATCGAAAATATACCAATACCATCCGAAAATGAGATAGAGGCACGGGAAAAATGGATAAGGTCCGATCGTAAGGCACGTGCCGAATTAGTTTTACTAATACATCCAAAAGAGTTGCAACAGATTCGAAGCTGCAATAACTCATGTGAAATTTGGAAGAAACTCGAGTCAGTGTATGCTTCCAAAGGACCTGAGAGAAAAGCCATATTTCTTAAGCAGTTGGCGTTCCCTCGTATTCGATCAGAAGTCTGTGTATCGTCGCATGGTCGACCTAACGTTCACCTCATCAATCTTATCAAAAACAATTATAGTTTTTgtaccatttttataattttaccataGTTTTAGGGGTTTTACCATaccaaaagaaatttttaaaaaacacaaaTGAAAGGAAAAGTTATATCTTTAGaaagcaaaattaaaattttagatcGTCTGCGtaatgagaaagagagagaacgaaaaaGAGTAACAGATGTTGCTAAATTTTATTCCATGAATGAAGCCACAATAAGGACCATAAGAAAAAATGAAGACTCCATTAGAAAAAGTGTAGCAGCTGGATCTTCTACGAATATGAGCACAGCTTCATACGTAAGAGATGTTGCaatggaaaatatggaaaaagcATTAATGATATGGCTAGAAGATTCCACTCAAAAGCGGATGCATGTTGGAGTGTAAGGCAACTTTAAGCGTGACCTTCGCCTGTGTAGCAAGGTCACGAAAGTGGTGAGTGAGGAGTTACATGCACGATCGCAAACTCCACTCGATGTGCGACAACTAAGGTTGCATAACGCAACCTTGGAAATGAAGACCTCTGAGCAGGAACTAACAACAGCCTCCCTAAAGACAACGGTGGAGCAGCTGAGGGCACAGATGGACCGAATGAGGGAACGGCCTCATTTGACCTCCGTCGAGAGCCGTAAAAAGGAAGTGGAACGGGGTAGCGAGGAGACAACTCTCCGGCAGGACCTTCTAGCCATGGGGGAGAGGATTACGAGGCGAGTAACGGGGATGATCGAGAGCATCCTCGGGAAAACCGGGATAGGTATAAAGGCACCCACGACCGCGGTTCGGAGTATCCCCACCCGAAATACCCGGTCAGTAGGAAGTGCCCTGACCGTCAGTGAGAAGGGACCACCGCCAAAGTCTCTGACCTTTGCGGAATGTGTCAGGCGAGAACTTGACACAAGGTCAAAGAAGGGGATGGCGACTTCAACGCCATACGGGACcgatacagaggaggaaggagagtGGAAGAAGGTCTCCAGACGTCCGTCAAGACCCGTTCAGTCTTCGGATGCGGATGCCACCACCTCCGGTGTAGAGGGCCCTAAGCGGCAAACTAAGAAGAAGGCCACTAAGAAGGGGAAACCCAAGGTTGGGCGGGTCCCAAAAACGGCGGCGGTGTCGGTCAGCCTGGTGCCTGGGTCAAGCGCCACGATGACCGACACGATCAAGGAAGCCAGAGCTAACATTGTGTTAGAGGAGATTGGCATCGGTCCAGGGGAGCTCAGGCCCAAAAGGGCTATTACAGGAGCTATGATCCTGGAAGTCGTGGGGAAAAATAACGCCAGGAAGGCTACCGCTCTAGCTACGTCGATGCGGACACTGTTTGAGGGCAGGGCGGACATCAAAATTGCGGTGCCGCAAAAGATGTCGGAGGTGCGGGTCACCAGAATAGATGATTCTGTGACCCCGCAGGAAATTGCATCGGCAACCGCAGACAAGGGCGAGTGTAGTGTGGAGGATATAAAGGTGGGAAGCATAAAGTTTACACCCTACGGGATGGGGACGGCATGGGTGAAATGCCCTGTCGCCGCCGCGAAGAGAATAGTAGCACTGGAGCGGCTCATGGTCGGCTGGTCGACCACAATAGTGACCCCACTGGAGGTCAGGCCGCTCCAGTGCTACAAGTGCCTTGAATTTGGGCACGTAAAAATACGCTGCCCAAAAGCGGATGAGGCCCCAACGCAGAAATGCTTCCGATGCGGCAATGAGGGGCACCTCATAGCTGAGTGCAAAGAAGAGAGACACTCCTGCATTATATGCAAGAAGAGAAACTACAAGGCGAATCACCGAATGGGTGGGCCCTACTGTAGGACCTTGAAAGAGAGCAGGCGCCGTGGTGGAAACACCACACCTCGAAGGCGGAAGACGGAAAAGGTCTTCAAAAAGCCGACGGGCCCGGCCTTGAAGGCTAAAAAGCAAAAGCAGAAAGCAAGCCCCTTGGATACGCTGGACATATCGTCCATTGATAACGGCGAATTATCCATGGACGTGGATTTGCCGTAAGTGTAGGTGCCTACGCTCGGGGGGAGGGTGGGAGCATCGACGTAGAGTCGATACTCCCACCAGTGATGGGGGACTGACGAGCGTCGGAGGTTATTAGCCTCCCACGCTCGTCAGTCCCCAGGCCGAGGCGGGTCAGCTGGGGCTGGCTTGTCTCTGTATGGCCCGGGGGGAGGGGGCATGTGCCGAGATCTTCCCGGCACATGCTTGTCGTCTAAGGGCGTACTTTCGATGTGTTTACGACCGGGAGGAGGTGGCAGGCAGCGTATGTTtgcgtatacgccccacgcggccTGAACGGAATGTCTTCAAAAAACGGtctggcacggaacgtgttaagctATCAACGCTCAATGCCTGCTGGAAAAAATTATGACCAGATGTAGTTGAAGGTGAAAATTCTAGATTACCATTGGAGCATGAATATTCTCAGATAACGGAGATGGCGCACACAATGGGAGGAGAAGGTTTCGAGGATTTTGCTGAGGCAGATATTGTAGAACTAATGGCGGACAAAGAACTAGATGAGGATAATTTAGTTGACATGgttaatgaaacaaatgatGTTAGTAGTGATCCTGATGAAGGGGAGCCTGAACCAGTTGCGTTCACAGCAAAAGTCACCCGTGAAGGACTTAAATTAGGGTAAAAATTGggtaataattttttacaaaatgacCCGAATGTTGAACGAGCTCTCCTATTTCAGCGAGATGTTAATAAACGCTTAACTCAATATGAGGAGGTCTATAAAGAATTAATCAAAAACCAAACACAATTGTTAATTACGGATTTCATTACCAAGGCTCGCCGATTTGAAATTGTTTCTAATTCATCTAACATCGAACTTGAATCGCGTCAAGCACTATCGAGTGATGAAAGTGACATCATACCAACCAGGAATAAAAGATTAATAGTCTACGAAAGTGATaacagtaattaaatttttggttaaattttttaatttatactttttgtttctatatgtaaaatgaattacatacatatacctttatatttttatcattttatgaatagaccgttatttttatgttttttaagatatatttaattttattttacgttgttataaatgattgaattatgcacattttagtttgttttcgatttacacggttttacgtataaaaatctgcaatttCGATTTACACGGTTTTCTAAGAAACCTACCTTCAGTGTAAATCAGGGGATGGGTGTATATAGTTACAGACTCACCAAACAGATAGACATGTTGTCAAcataagttaattacaaatcacaCTGTAGTCACTgaacaaacacacacacacacacgcgcgcgcgcgcgcgtaccttTAACTCATTATCAAttaacaaatacagtccactttcaaccgagaaaaggaggaggccTTTTTTCATcccaactatttcacacaaagttaattctTGTACGAAGGAAGATATGGAAAATTTCAATCCTGCTTATAAGGCTTGCATACAAAGTAAGGTATATCAGTTATCATTTAAATCTTCcactagaaaagaaaaagaggtaTTACGGTTGGTTCACAGTAATATTTATGGCCCGTTTGATAAAATTTCTTTAGGTAGagctaaatattttattagttttatagatgaAAAAAGTGGTTGTATCACTCTGGAGTGACGTCTTCCTCACACCTTACACCATACGAAATTTGGACAGGTGAAAAGGCGTATGTAGGATATATGAAGAAATTTGGGTAGTACAGTTATTGATTTGATGAAAGATCGAAACTTAGGTAAATTTGCATCAAAAGGAAGAGAATACATCTTGGTCGGATATTCGTCTGAAGCAAAGGCACATCGTTTATGGAAAAAGGAACCAGAAGAGTTATTAAAAGAAGAGATATTCAGTTTATTGAAGATTATAACGAAGATCAAAGCCATTATATACCGAAAGGATCAAAGTAATGATATAACAGTATTATCAAAAATTGTAGAAGAAGTGCCAGTATCTTCTTCGTCGAATTAAGAAACTGTTACTGATATGAAAACAAATGTGGAGCCTGCTATTGCAGATGAAACTTCATGTACGAGTAAAGGGCCAGGGCGTCTTAAATTCGAAAGAACTGACAATCGgggaaaatcaaagaaaatttaCCAGTAAAAGAAATTGGTTCAGGAGGAGTCGAATGAAAAAAAGGTGCAATCAACTCGACTTGAGTTGATTAATGAGTTGAATCACACGCAACCAACTACTGTACACGAAGCAATGACTAGTTTAAACAGAACAAATTACTAGAGGCGATGAAGACTGAGTATGATGctttaatggaaaataaaatgtgGGCTTTAGTGGACAGGTCTAAAGGtgaaaaacttttaaaatgtaaatggttttataaaattaaaatgcacCAAGATGGTTCTATTGATAAATTTAAGGCTAGGTTATTCGCAAGAGGCGATTAACAGCGTGAAGCTAGACATTTTAATGAAGTATTTGCGCCAGAGGGAAGTCCGATTATCCTCCAAGTTCCTGCCAcgaaggcttaccaaggagggcccccatgggcgtgggattgagattaagctcaatcagctgaggccgtagccttaccagcgttgcttcccggggatgacgagtcccatggaagtctggtccaggagcaggtgggacgctgctcacgcgccgagaccctcgaaaggtctctgcccagcatgtaggcttcaaccactgccattacgaatccaacaccaattgcaccggccgagagggcCCGGGGTCAAGCGCCCATGGTACGCTCTCTGtaaggggacaaggggactcggtacccttcgtacgccctcgtgggcaaccggagcgcccgtagtaccaatccaatcgcaggtctattggtaggacctgtccggcttcttacgtacatgaataagctgtgcctgccatatcaaggtgtctcgtccacaccaagggttggttagaccctagctaaggacccCGGGGCAAAATTGCGCCAGTGGCCaaattaatatctttaaaaatccTCTTGGCAGTCAGTGTGATTAAAAATACGATTACAGCATATGATATGATCACAAGCAGCCAGAAATGTTTACtaaaacagaagaagaaaataaggCGTACAAGTTGAATAAACCTTTGTATGGTTTAAAACAAGCAACAAGAGATATCACAGGTTAGATGGTTATTTAACaggtataaattttagaaaaattgcgagggagggagagggagagctGTGTGTCCAGATATGGCAGATCGATTGGTGCTAATGCGAGACATTGTAACGTTAGCACGTCTTTTGTTTTATCGTTGGCGAATTTCTGTGAACGTGTGAACGAATCCGAGCAGAAGAGTGAGTGGCAATTTCGACGCGGAGAGTGACGCATCGACGGCAGCGATATTCCGCCTTTTCCTGAAATACACCGTGATGCATTTTGTTATCATTTAGTTCTGTTCTATTATCCTGACCACTACCCCACATCCTTTTTTTCCGCCCCTAACAATACTTTACATATTTTGAAGCGGTTTAATAAGGAAAACTGTAATACTTTGACTATTctataaaaaatagtaaagcAGAAAAGTTAAATGAACCTCATAGAGAATTTGTAGGATGTTTGATGTATTTGGCAAGTGCAACAAATCTAATGTTGCATTTGTAACAAAAGTCTgctgcaaaagaaaaaatatttaaaagcaacTGTAGGTTTTACTTTCAAatagaaaaggaagaagatAGATTTGTAAGATTTGTAGATTCGGATTGGGCAGCAGATAGTTCTGATAGAAGATCATGCACGGGTTTCTGTGTGAATTTAGCGGGAGGTCAAATCAGCTGGACAAGCAACAAACAGAAAACCGTTGCGGTGTCTACGATGAAAGCGAAATACATGTCACTTGcggaaattacaaaagaaatagtttttattagaaatttattaaccctttcgcgacgggtgccgtgtatggcagtcatttattactttacaacggcttatttaaaattaattaatgaatgaattgattaattcatttaaaattatttgagcaattaattgcaaaatatcaaaaatcaaCACAGCGACATTCTTTTAATACAAGTTTTAACTCTACTGACGATAATCCTACAAGACTCATAGAAAGACACTTTCCTACTTCGTATACATCCGAAGGGAAAAATAAAGTACGGAGATGCGCTGTTTGCAGTAAAAACAATAGGAGACGTGAATCACGTTATGAGTGCAAAAAATGCAATGTTGGATTGTGTATTTGTccctgttttaaaatttttcatactataaaagattattaaaaaataatatggaataaatactattaaaatcataattatatGAAGTATGGTTCACTTGCGCTTTCGCGAACGACGACAAAGTATGGTCAGCCGCGCCGTCGCGAAAAGTGATAAAGTATGGTCAGCCGCGCCGTCGCGAAAAGTAGCAAAGTATGGTCAGTCGCACTGTTGCGAAAAGTAGCGAAGAATGGTACAggtgcgccgtcgcgaaagggttaaagcatcTGAAAAGATAGAAAGTTTACTACGAgttaaaagtgaaatttattgTGATAATCAGAGCGCGATTGAGTTATGTGAAAATAGCGTTTATCATCATCGAAATGCACGCAGATATTTGAACGAAATCGTTAACGCGGGTAAAACATGAATCGTAcgtaaaattgttatatttaagttAATTATAAGACTCGATACGTCAATAAGAGATgtgttagaaaagtatatactGCAGCGACTAGCTATGCGCCGGAAGAGAAACTTTCGGCGCACAAAAGTTCAGCAAAATCTATAAAATGCACAACGTAAAACGCTATTTTTTAGAAAATGTCCTTAATATTTTTAGTCACTTGGCGAACAAATGAGTCCACGTAGTTTTCTCATGATAATCTCAATGGCACAAGTAAACGCCATAAATCTTAGATCTTCGCAAAGCTTACAACCCCGAGAGTATTTCAGTGATGTGTGCTCTAACTTTCGTCAGGCCGGGAAAATTGAGCGCGGTCTCGCGTGCTAAAAGGCCGCACTTACGCTGTGGCTCGGAAGACAGCCCGCTGTATctctaagaaatatttttaagtaacaaCCACCCTCACTTTCACAACGAGTTAAGGACGTAGAAAGTGGTCAGCTGTGTGTAAAATTCCCCGATTGATGGAAATCATTTCCTGTGACTTCAACCAATCGGGAACAGCCGTTGAAATTCCTTCCAAAGAGGAGATATCCTTTTATAAAGAAGCGCGCGATGTTTTTAAGTTCTTATATTTTACGCGCGGTCTCCAAGTCACGTAGTTTGCGATCTTCAAATCACTCACGGTACTGTGCTAATATATTCGGTATGGTTACAAATAAACTCTGCGGTGTCAAACCTGATTTGGACATTCATTTTGGACAAAACTCCAAAAGCAAACACGCTCcttcaatacaaatttatttaatatattgtattttgtttattgtccgggtaacgattttgttattgtattatattcatGTCTTATCTTGCTTGTTTATGGTGTCTTGCAGTTTGTGTTATTTTGCATATTTAATGaaggtattattatttattaaaaacccaACAAGTCTATCGTGTACACTGACAAAATAACGATTATTCAACAGTTGAGAAAAAGAATTATTGTAGCGTTTGAAAAATGGTAATTGCAAACGACACTTTAGAAAATATACGTAGAAATTCAGTCAGAAGTGTACAGTTATGTTTGAGAAATCATGGGCATCATTTGCaacaatttttatgttaataaaattccttaacagtaaacaatttcttttaccTTATACTCTCGTTATTCGATCACGGTGgtccatattttttaattttcaattttctttgtcGTAATTACTATATTTATGACACCCGATGAGAAATGATATATGCAAAATGTCAGCACGATTCGCACTTACGGGCAATTACACCCGGACACCAGTTCctgaagtaataaaactggtcacttatttcacaaatttttctattttttacttATGAAAGCCATTCTATCAGCTGTCAAGAGTGACGGTAAGGTTTTTTTACTAATAATCACTGAGAAAGTTCGAAGCGTACGCATCGCGGAGTTAAACACTGAATTTAGTAAGTGAatctagaaaaaagaaaaccagAAATGCGGaccaaatatttcttttgacCTACAGCGAAAGTCaaattacattacaaaattaaatttgaactttttttgtctCTTGCAATAATCACTAGGTGATACTTATAAAGTTCCTTATCCCAAATACGaattcgaaaaccaaattgctgggtcacgtccagttttcgaaaaaaactgggtttttgtaaaaacggtcgaatttttcagagaaccaagtgttacgtgaaaactaaaaacgataggcagttaaaatttgtcgcagaaaatagaggagagttaTTCGAATACGTAgctgtaaaaattttaaattttgcatatcattaaatgtttgtaaatgatgataaaagtttaaaaaggggtagatgcgcgtactttatGTGCATTTCTGTTagatttctacgaaaagtgggttggctaggaCGAATTTGCAATGCACCAttagattctgcagacatttctgaagaggaacccccccgCGGGAAGTGTGAGAATGGTTTCTCTTTCGGACAgcttaagaaaatgtccgcgaagagcgcgtgcaccAAACTaacgccacacggccatcgctcgcggGCCATAGCTATtaagggccgtgactacgcgctttATAGACCTGGTCCCCGGgtccccggtcacttcttatatgtatatataatgtttaattatttttaaattttcataatagttataaGAAAGCTTTTCATGATCGTTCTTTTACGTCAAATTTAATACCCTATTTAAATTCAGAATATCATTACATGTACTATTTAAAAAACCgattacaatgatgtttttcctttatattatattacattaaattattatattaaacatcaaattatttaaaaaaaaatatatatataggaagaAGTTGCTTAGACTTATGTTCCCAACAATACATccaaaaatcatcgaaatcagTGGAGAACATCCcaaactaaatattttacagatattaaaagttaaaattttgttaagTAAAACAAATTCGATTCAAAAATACATCCAGTATAAAAACGATGTCATGAAATTCTTTCCCATATAAGAATTTTTGAGTGGGTTTTATGAAGAATTATTTCATGTTCACTTTTTTTAGGAAATGAAACAATTCTTGTTTAGATATTATACTTCttatgaaattttttgtttcgtGCTTTTATAATGGAATTATGGCCTAATGCAGTAATACTGATCTGtctaaatgcaaataaaataattcattaatataaattcatactCACCAAGTAACTTCTTACTGTGTAGATAGTAAAATCCCACCGGTAAATACAAAATGAGAATACGGCAGACTAAAAACACAAAATTAAAACTGATGTACATAATTATGTACAATTTTTACGTCACTATAATGccacgaaatattatttaatttttatagaaatatcttacgtagtaaatgaaacattaatttgtaACCAGTACTTACTTTAGGAAGAGCACGTTTCACCGTTGCAACACCACACACGATAAATGAGATTGTGTGTTGTTCAAAAGCCAAAGCGACATCGCTACCTTGACGCTGCGGGTATCGCCAGCGACACCGCGCGATTGACAAAACAGTAAAGAATCGCGACAAGGAtgggaaatatttatatttcttttttttaactgTGTATGTTGTGTAGGATGAAATTTTTTCTGTACATCGGTACGTGTATGTAAAATCGCCAGCGTCAATCGTAGTGGCGCCGCAGCGATTGTTTTGACATAACAGAGAAACTAAGTTCTTCTGTCTCACGGGAAAAGGGCAAGAGAACATTACATCTTTGTTTTTCCAAAATTGCATATCGTCACCGCTTCGGTACCACAGCAGGATCGCGTCGCTCGTCTGCATAGATCTTCAGCTGTTTGgctcccctcacgctagtaactcgcAAATGGTGTTTTCCCATTATTTCTACTCTAGGAACTGCCTGAGACTGTGTAGGTACATgagcagttttatgtagtgcaccatacatatacataacagataaaagtaggtatggagagTTATACAGCCCTGGATTACAAATAGCATTACAATTTACGGGACTTATGTTAGTGTCGcatgttctgaattaccgattatgtaaaaaaaatctGAGATTTTGCTGTGCCTTCTACGTAGGTACGCCTACCACAGACACAGATGAGATATACTTCGTTTGCGTTAGCATTCAGACGTCGGGACATAAATTCTCTTAATGTGGAAGGTCTATATGTATCCTAAGTCTATGGTATTATGTACAAATTGAATATTGCGTTGGATAAGGTGACAAGGTAATGTTTACAATGTCCAAACAATGTTCGATGAGAGGCGCATGTGATCAATAAATTTAAGATAAAAGAGTTTTAATGATAATACTACTTGTTGACTGTAAAATTTAACTCGTAAATAACTAAAAAATTTACAcagttacatatttttcatggtaattttaaaaaatattcctttGTTACTATGttggaaaaataattcaaatttaacctCAAAATGTGCCGGTTTAATAACgcattttgaaattgatttattttgttataaatgattttattctttataacaTACAGCTTTTTTGTATCTTGAATATAtgtaattctataaattatttacaattccaATATTACATCTACACGTGTATTGTAATTTGAGAATTTGTATCATAATACAATTTACcatactttttaatttacagTTTATGATTTATGATGTGATTGCTATTGTTTGAGTATAtcacttcattttattatttttacagatGCTTAAACATCGTGAACCAATATCAGCATTTGCTGTGCAGGCTATGAAACGTAAAAGTTTAGAATTGTTACCAAAATCaaaaaaactgaagaaaaagcATAATTTATCACGGAAGAAGGTAATTGTAGAAAAAAAAATCGCAGGTGAAACACTgcagaaattgataaaaatacctgtgaataaaaatgaacatgAAATAGATACAGTATCTATAAATGAAGGTAAAGTTATTAATGAGAACAATATGACTAAGATAATTGGTCCTTCTTCCACtcgtaagaaaaataaatcgaataacaatccaatttataaaacaaaaggtAAGTATGTAATGATAATTGACTATTTGGAAGAATTAAAACCAATGGCATAGTTAACAAGTTCCTTTCTAGCATTAAAAAGAGATATTGCAAAAATtaaacatattaataaaaagCATCCAAAACAACTTAAAAATAGGAAAACAACAGAAAGAATTAATCAATTCCCTACTCATAATGAAGTAAAAACAATAGAAGAACATCAAGACAAACCTACTAATGTAAGTCGTTCGATGTATGAATGGCTAATACATCCAATGAAAGTAGAAGATTTTTTTGCGTACGTAGAACTTATTTCATTAGATTATATGCATTTGTgtacttcaatattaaatatataatatttttcaggaaaaattGGGAGCAAACACCTGTTCATATAAAGAGAAATTGCAGCAATTATTATAAGTTACTCATGTCAACTCCATTGTTGGATAAAATATTAAGGGAGTCCCATATTCTGTTCAATAAGAATCTTGATATTACTTCATATGAAAATGGAGTAAGAGAAACACATAATCCTATTGGTCGTGCAATTCCAAGTGTTGTTTGGGATTATTATATGAATGGCTGTTCTGTTAGAATGTTAAATCCACAAACATACATACCAAAATTGCATTCCTTAAATGGTATGtttaaaagtacatttttaaGTTACAAACATTCTTGAGTTCTTAAATATTTGCATCTGGACATGGAgtagtttcaattattttaatttctgtcaattcatttaagaaaatgaattacTCTACAGGGTGGTTCTATTTACAAATTGACTGATTGTTtggaaatatatattgtttatagCTTTACCAGTCTTTACAAGTgctattgattttattattttattataacttatTAATTTGAAGGCAAGAAATCAATGAACAATTTTTACATGTTATAACTTGCTATAAAATACTACTTaccaaacaatttttatttattagtatagaataataattcaaatagaGTCTATCGTgtaatgaaatatgtaaatttctggcttacaaaactagaaaatttattttcttcttttagcTACCCTTCAGGAATTTTTTGGTTGTTTTGTGGGTGCAAATTCTTACTTGACACCTCCCAATAGTCAAGGTTTCGCACCTCATTATGATGATATCGAAGCTTTTATATTACAAGTAGAGGGTAAAAAAAGGTGGAGATTGTACAAACcacgaaatgaaaatgaatacttGGCAAGATATTCCTCACAAAATTTTACACAGTCCGAAATTGGCGAACCTATATTAGATACGGTTGTAAATGCAGGAGATTTGTTATACTTTCCACGTGGAACTATACATCAAGGTGAGACTATGGATTCCCATAGTCTCCATATCACTTTAAGTGTTTACCAAAAAAACAGTTGGGGTGACTTTTTGGAGAAGTTACTTCCAGATGCATTAAATACTGCTATGGAAACTGATAGTGAATTTCGTAAAGGATTACCTCTTGATTACTTAAGATACAGCGGTTTTGTCCATTCTGAAAATCAGAGTAATAACAAGGGAGAGTTTAAAGAAAAAGTTAaacattta
This is a stretch of genomic DNA from Nomia melanderi isolate GNS246 chromosome 1, iyNomMela1, whole genome shotgun sequence. It encodes these proteins:
- the LOC116434764 gene encoding uncharacterized protein LOC116434764, which translates into the protein MQTSDAILLWYRSGDDMQFWKNKDVMFSCPFPVRQKNLVSLLCQNNRCGATTIDAGDFTYTYRCTEKISSYTTYTVKKKKYKYFPSLSRFFTVLSIARCRWRYPQRQGSDVALAFEQHTISFIVCGVATVKRALPKSAVFSFCIYRWDFTIYTVRSYLSWS
- the NO66 gene encoding bifunctional lysine-specific demethylase and histidyl-hydroxylase NO66, which translates into the protein MMLKHREPISAFAVQAMKRKSLELLPKSKKLKKKHNLSRKKVIVEKKIAGETLQKLIKIPVNKNEHEIDTVSINEGKVINENNMTKIIGPSSTRKKNKSNNNPIYKTKALKRDIAKIKHINKKHPKQLKNRKTTERINQFPTHNEVKTIEEHQDKPTNVSRSMYEWLIHPMKVEDFFAKNWEQTPVHIKRNCSNYYKLLMSTPLLDKILRESHILFNKNLDITSYENGVRETHNPIGRAIPSVVWDYYMNGCSVRMLNPQTYIPKLHSLNATLQEFFGCFVGANSYLTPPNSQGFAPHYDDIEAFILQVEGKKRWRLYKPRNENEYLARYSSQNFTQSEIGEPILDTVVNAGDLLYFPRGTIHQGETMDSHSLHITLSVYQKNSWGDFLEKLLPDALNTAMETDSEFRKGLPLDYLRYSGFVHSENQSNNKGEFKEKVKHLLKKLIDYIDIDKAADLMAKKNVHDFLPPVLLENEQECSIVQDGEQMTANGIVINRVEIEPDTRIRLLRSHCIRLIEENDTFRIYYSSENSKEYHEYEPQYLEVSEHFVPAVKELILRYPAFISVEELPIVGEDNKIQIVKDLWEKCLVVTDNPLPILD